The Nakamurella antarctica genomic interval GCTCGGATCAAAGAGCGATCTCGAGCCAACTAGCTGTTTCTTCGCTGCCCGCACCTGTCAGTACCCCCAGATCATGTCGTGATCTGCGCTTTTGCCTGCCAGAAACACGTTAGAACTAACGCCAACACACATAGGTGGCGTGGGTCACAGAGGTAGTGCACATTATGTGGACAAAATTGGGGACAACTTGGGCTTCGAGGTAGGACAACCCTTTCCCGCGTTGTCCACAGTTTCTAGTTGTTCACACCCCCGCCGATACGTCCCCGTGTTGTCCCAGATTGGCCTGGGACGGCGCCACGCATGCTGGGCAGGCCGGACGTGGCCAGTCCCCACAATCCACACCACCTACTACTGATGCTGTTATCTCTACTAAGAATTAAAAACAAAGCACTAGGCATGGGGATAGGTTGGCTGGGACAACTTGCCCTCGCCCAGCCAACGAAAAAACTGGGGGATGACTCTCGAGCCCAAAGGTCGTACGGTGGAGCGTCCGTGGCCATGTGATTTCGTGCGGCGTCATTTGACGTTGCTAGGCGGGCACGTTAGAAACCACACATCATCACGCTGCTTAAACCACGCTCTGAAGGAGACCACAGGATGAAGTTTCGCGTCGCTCGCGAGGACCTCGCTGACGCAGTGGCCTGGGTTGCCAAAAGTTTGCCAGCCCGCCCACCTGTCCCCGTCCTCGGCGGGATTTTGCTCGAGGTTGAGGGCAACACGCTGACCGTTGCGGGGTTCGACTACGAGGTTTCCACCCGGGCTCAGGTGTCGGTTGATGCTGAAAGCGCTGGCCGCGTGCTGGTTTCCGGACGACTGCTCGCCGAAATCGCGCGAGCGTTGCCCGCGCGACCGGTTGATATTTCGGTGGACGGCTCACGAGTAACCATCCTCGGCGGCTCTGCGCGGTTTACCCTCCCCACGATGCCCGTCGAGGATTACCCGTCGTTGCCCGAGATGCCAAGTGCTTCGGGCACAGTGGATGCCGCGATGCTGGCCGAGGCCGTGAACCAGACTGCCGTAGCGGCGGGGCGCGACGATACTTTGCCGATGTTGACCGGTGTTCGTATCGAGATCGAGGGGGACAAGCTCACGTTGGCCGCGACCGACCGGTTCCGGCTGGCGGTCCGCGAGGTCAGCTGGACCCCTGACGTACCCGACATGTCGACCGCTGTTCTCGTTCCAGCTCGCACTCTGGCTGATGCGGCAAAAACTCTGGGTGGTTCGGAGCCT includes:
- the dnaN gene encoding DNA polymerase III subunit beta gives rise to the protein MKFRVAREDLADAVAWVAKSLPARPPVPVLGGILLEVEGNTLTVAGFDYEVSTRAQVSVDAESAGRVLVSGRLLAEIARALPARPVDISVDGSRVTILGGSARFTLPTMPVEDYPSLPEMPSASGTVDAAMLAEAVNQTAVAAGRDDTLPMLTGVRIEIEGDKLTLAATDRFRLAVREVSWTPDVPDMSTAVLVPARTLADAAKTLGGSEPVTIALGDGLLGLQSGGRRTTVRLLDVEFVKYRSLLPTTHTTTVDVSVAVLAEAIKRVALVTDRGHHLRLQVAEGSLTLTAGGDDEGRAEENLPVSADGSELLIAFNPSYLVDGLAVLRSDYVRLAFTTPARPALLLPVDAEGNLNESAYRYLVMPARLPG